One Panicum virgatum strain AP13 chromosome 3N, P.virgatum_v5, whole genome shotgun sequence DNA segment encodes these proteins:
- the LOC120667917 gene encoding BTB/POZ and MATH domain-containing protein 1-like, which translates to MEHNTCTLLREVVSSVHQLKVAGFRIPFTGNDGARWVRSRCTVDGNGWEIRYHPALYVFGHRYCPGLSLIFLGEPPRSAAAPAVTAILSGRITACSMDADFVAFEEKKTVPKAFRRPLDRSPPLYLGVGRTKPYDDFRSPSLTVEYTITVFREPEPRGAAIADLSRHLGELLRSEAGADVTFAVSGETFAAHKVVLAARSPVFMAEFFRDMKEKDARHVEIQDMDTAAFKAMLHFIYTDAVPELDERPEAAATALAQHLLVAADRYGLDRLKLMCELRLVIGMDAGTVASTLALAEQHSCSWLKSKCIEFIAGGSQENLDVMLATEGYKHLVASSPSVLAELLKAAHGKKRSRSPDEK; encoded by the coding sequence ATGGAGCACAACACCTGCACCCTGCTCCGCGAGGTCGTGAGCTCCGTGCACCAGCTCAAGGTCGCCGGGTTCCGCATCCCCTTCACCGGGAACGACGGCGCGCGCTGGGTCCGGTCCCGGTGCACCGTCGACGGCAACGGCTGGGAGATTCGCTACCACCCGGCGCTCTACGTCTTCGGCCATAGGTACTGCCCCGGGCTCTCCCTCATCTTCCTCGGCGAGCCGccgcgctcggcggcggcgcccgccgtgACAGCCATCCTCAGCGGCAGGATCACCGCCTGCAGCATGGACGCCGACTTCGTCGCGTTCGAGGAGAAGAAGACCGTGCCCAAGGCGTTCCGCCGCCCCCTCGACCGGTCCCCTCCGCTCTACCTCGGCGTGGGCCGTACCAAACCCTACGACGATTTCAGGAGCCCTAGCCTGACCGTCGAATACACCATCACCGTGTTCAGGGAGCCGGAGCCGAGAGGCGCCGCCATTGCCGACCTGTCCCGGCACCTCGGCGAGCTCCTGCGGAGCGAGGCCGGGGCCGACGTCACGTTCGCGGTGTCTGGCGAGACCTTCGCGGCGCACAAGGTCGTGCTGGCCGCAAGGTCCCCCGTCTTCATGGCGGAGTTCTTCAGGGACATGAAGGAGAAGGACGCCCGGCATGTTGAGATCCAGGACATGGACACCGCGGCGTTCAAAGCCATGCTCCACTTCATCTACACCGACGCGGTGCCGGAGCTCGACGagaggccggaggcggcggcgacggccctgGCTCAGCATCTGCTGGTCGCCGCCGACCGGTACGGCCTGGACAGGCTCAAGTTGATGTGCGAGCTCAGGCTCGTGATTGGCATGGACGCCGGCACGGTGGCGTCGACATTGGCTCTAGCGGAGCAGCACAGCTGCTCGTGGCTCAAATCTAAGTGCATCGAGTTCATCGCCGGAGGGTCGCAGGAGAATCTTGACGTGATGCTGGCGACAGAGGGGTACAAGCATCTGGTGGCGAGCAGCCCCTCGGTGTTGGCCGAGCTTCTCAAGGCTGCGCATGGAAAAAAGAGAAGTAGATCGCCAGATGAGAAATAG